In Papaver somniferum cultivar HN1 chromosome 1, ASM357369v1, whole genome shotgun sequence, a genomic segment contains:
- the LOC113362795 gene encoding uncharacterized protein LOC113362795 — translation MVQKLINSGELKQYISKEEAYDRSKRSKQVQLSEGNRTLNTISCSEAAGPLLTTQIGKRLRKQFEDYCELYKIDGVEIDDHEQWMDAPITFEADDVEEDMKDHNDPLILTLPIAGCNIKKILIDGGSSVNVLFYDTFKRMELNDEQLISSYHTIYGFNGAPTKPLGDIILQINAGPMKIDTSFSVVDAPSPYNAIIGRRWVHKIKGIASTYHQCLRFPSPEGIMEIKGDQVTARECQAMLNKDLDEQRKSRRSRNKEDAKKKPLICTSKESQKKA, via the coding sequence ATGGTCCAAAAGCTTATCAACAGCGGAGAACTGAAGCAATACATAAGTAAGGAAGAAGCATATGACAGGTCGAAACGAAGCAAACAAGTTCAACTGTCTGAAGGCAATCGAACACTAAACACCATTTCGTGTTCGGAAGCCGCTGGACCATTGTTAACaacgcagattggaaaaaggctgagaaagcaattcgaagactaCTGCGAGCTGTACAAGATCGATGGGGTAGAGATAGACGATCACGAGCAATGGATGGATGCACCGATCACTTTCGAGGCAGATGATGTGGAGGAAGACATGAAGGATCACAATGATCCTTTGATCCTCACACTGCCCATAGCAGGGTGCAACATCAAGAAGATCCTCATTGACGGAGGAAGTTCAGTCAACGTCTTGTTCTATGATACGTTCAAACGAATGGAGCTAAACGACGAGCAGCTGATATCTTCGTACCACACCATTTATGGATTCAACGGGGCTCCTACGAAACCATTGGGGGACATTATTCTACAAATAAATGCAGGACCGATGAAGATAGACACCAgtttcagcgtggtagacgctcCTTCCCCCTACAATGCTATCATCGGACGAAGATGGGTACACAAGATCAAGGGGATAGCATCAACTTATCACCAGTGTCTTCGATTCCCATCACCCGAAGggataatggagatcaagggtgACCAGGTCACTGCTCGGGAATGCCAAGCCATGCTCAATAAAGATCTAGATGAGCAACGAAAATCCCGCAGAAGCCGTAACAAGGAAGATGCCAAAAAAAAGCCATTGATTTGTACCTCGAAGGAATCGCAGAAAAAAGCCTGA